The following is a genomic window from Candidatus Parvarchaeota archaeon.
GGTTTCCTGCCAGGTTTCCTGCTCTGCCCTGCCAGACTTATGCGGCAGGGGCTTTGGCGACAGCACACAGGTCAACTACAACGGCAAAACAGAATTTCTGGGCAATGTATTTGCAAACATCCTTACCGACTTTGCGCTAGGCAGGGTGGCGCTTGACAAGCAGGCAAGCATTTACTTTAGGGAAGTAAACTCGCTAAATGAGTCAAACATAATCACCAAGCTTGATTCGATGGCCTCTGCAATCTCGGCAATGGATGCGACTGCAAAAAAGATGAAGACAACCCTGCTTCGGGCAGGGTGGGGCGACTACCAGGTTGTTGCCCGCCAATCCCAGTGCATTGCAGGCAAGCATTGCGACGTGTGCGAGACTTGCATTAGCATCTGCCCCTACGTGCCTTATGATTTTGCGTCCCTTGGCACTGCGCTGCAGAAAATCAACGGCTACAAGGCAAGGGCAGTCCCGCTTGCAAAGCTGCCGACAATATCAGACCAGATAATCACAAAAACCGAGGAGCGCATCAAGTACAAGGCAGACACGGCAACCTCGGGCGACTACTCAATCAGGTTCGAGGCAATCAAAAAGCGCTACAGGAACGTTTCGCAGGAGGCAAGCGAGGTGCGCTCTGTAGTAAAAAACTCAAACTTTTCCGCAGCCCTCTCATCCTGGGAGGCAAAAACCCAGGCAATAGAGAAAAAAATCAAGGATTTTGAATTTGGCGGCCTTGACCTCCTTATAAAAGGCTACGAATCGGACGCGCAAAAAGTCGCGGCTCTTCTTAACTCAACCAAGCGGCCCTATATGCAGGCCACTGATGCGCAACACTCGACAAATGCGCTTCTCATCAGGGCCGAGTGGAGGCTTGACCGCTCAAACAAGGCCGCTGTGGACACATTCAAAGCACTCAAGGCAACGCAGACAAAGTATGACTCAAACTTCAACCCGCCATACACAAAGGCAGAATATGCGACCATAACGGGAAACTATGAGCAGCTGGAATCAAAGGCGCAAAAGCTTATAGACTCATTCTCCTTTTCCGGCAACACGATATACGTCTTTGTCGGCAACATTGTCAGGGTAACCGTCAACGGAGTTCTTGGGCTTACAAGTGGAATCTGGCCTGTAAACTACAAGACAAGGCAAATTTACGCGGCATACATTCCCCCGATAGTCCTTCTTGTCGCAGATTTTTCCTTCATTTCCCTTGCAATACTTGTGTTTGTGGCAGTTATTGTGAAATACAAGCACGTGTTTTCGCAGCGGACCGTATTTCTTGGCTGGAGCGCGGTGCTGCTTATCCTAATAGGCATCCTGCTTGCGGCAACTGTCGGCATGTTTCTGATAATGAACCAGGCCGCCACCTCGACTTCGTTTGACGACTTTTTCTACGAGGTGACCTCAAGCAACAGGGCAATCATCCTTCGCGACTATGCCAATTCGACGCAGGCAGGCCAGGGCGCTATTGACTCTTGCGCATCCAAGATTTCAAAGCAGCTGTACTCTGAGCTTAGGAAAAACACCACCTCATACTCCCTCAACGGAAATCAATGCATCAGGCCCGGCTCAACAACGCCCATCTCTTCTGATGCCTGCTTTGAGCAGTTCATTGACCTGCCAGTTTTCCACCTCAAGCAAAGCGCAAAGAACCAAACACCCATATTTTCTGTTGTCTACAAGAAAGAGGCCCTGATATCAGGGGATGTGCGGTATCTTGAGGACTGCCAGGTGGCGCAGGTGCTGGTGAAATAAGCCGCCCATGGCTCAAAACTCCCCCCACACCTCCAACCGGGGTTTTTCGTATGAAGCTTTCTGACAGGCAAAAAAATTCCGCAGTGCTCATTCTTGCCGCACTTGTGCTTGCCCTCTCCATATATGTTTTTCTGCCGCACCTGTTTTACACGTCGGATTTTGGAGCCAGGACTACGGGCAAGGCCTTTTTTGAGTCAATTTCAAACAAAAGCCAGCTTGCACTTGTTTTTGACCTTTCCTCAGTCCAGGCACAGTCATCCTACCAGGACAGGCTTTTGCAGTGCGGTGTGGGCCTGGCAGGCTCAAGTGGCCTAAATACATTCAACAAGACAATCTATGCAATTGAAGGCGACAAGTGCACAACCGACTCTGGCGTGAAAAGCAGCCAGGAGTGCTATTATTCAATCAGAAACATGCCGCTAATCAGGCTCCAAGGCGGCTTGATTGACGCAACCGAGTTTTACCAAAACGCAATGATTATCTCGATTTCTTCCTCTTACAATGGCTCGTGCAGCCTGAACCTCAAGGTAGCTTGATAGTTTATTGCACGCAGGCCGGCAAACTATTTCTTCGCTAGTCAGCCTTTTCAATCAAGCATTAAGCTTAGGCTTTAAATCCTAGCCGTGCAAAATCAAACCCATGGACATAGAAAGAAAGATTGAGCTTGCCGCAAGAAAGCCGGTTTCAGAAGTCATAACCCGCGATGAGCTGCGCCAGGTTTTTGAGGCACATGCCCACCCAAAGCACTACATCGGCTTTGAGATTTCAGGCAGTGTGCACCTTGGAAGCGGCCTTATGACTGCCCTGAAAATAAGGGATTTGCTTGAGGCAGGTGTCAAGCCAACAATTTTCCTTGCAGACTACCACTCCTGGATTAACGGAAAGCTTGGCGGCGACTTGGAGCAAATAAGGGCGGTGGCGCAGGGTTATTTCAAGTCTGCCTTTGTCTCCCTTGGCCTTGAGGAAGGCAAGGTCAATTACGTTCTTGCCTCGCAGCTTTACGACAATGATTACTGGGCAGATGTGCTTGCGATTTCAAAATCAACTACAATTGCCCGCATGCTTCGCTGCACAACCATAATGGGCAGGACTGCTGCTGAGGCAACCTACTGCTCGTCAACGCTTTACCCTGCCATGCAGGCGGCAGACATTTTTGCCCTTGGCGTGCAGATTGCTCACTCTGGCACTGACCAGCGCAAAGTCCACATGCTTGCGCGCGAGTGCGCTGATAAGCTTGGGGCAAAATCCGGAAAATCCGGCAGTGTGCAAAAGCCTGTTGCAATACACGGTCACTTGCTTATGGGCCTGCAGGGGCCAACCAAGATGGGCTTTGAGCAAAACGAAAAGGAGGACATTGAAATTTCCTCCAAAATGAGCAAGTCCAAGCCAGAAACATGCATCTACATCCATGATTCCGAAGATGAAATAAAAAAGAAGATTTCCAAGGCCTACTGCCCTGAAAAACAGGTTGAGAACAATCCAATAATAGAGCTTGCCGAGTATGCAGTAATGCGCGATGGCAAAAGCGCACTTGAAATCTCCAGGCCGGCAAAATTCGGCGGCGACATAATCTTTGCAACAGTTGAAGAGTTGAAGGGCGCATATTCCCAGGGCAAGCTGCACCCAATGGACCTAAAGGCAGGTGTTGGCGATGCCCTTGCCAAACTTCTCAAGCCAAGCCGCGACTACTTTGCAAAAAGGCCGGAGCTAATCGAGCAGGTGCAACAAGCTAAAGTGAGCAGATAATCGGAAGCAAAAGTGAGCAGGTAAAACGCAGAAGACGAAAAAAGAAACTTGGTGGCGGAAGAGCAAAAGACTTGCTGAAGTAAACTATTTTTCCAAGAAGTCCGTTAATGTCATAAACAATGTTATTGTTTCTGCATCCTTTCTTTCTGGGGTAAAGGCCACACTAAAACCGAACTTTGCATAAAATTCAACGTTCTCTGGATATGTGTGCAGGGCCAGGTAGGGTAGCGATAAAGTCTTGTTTATTTGGACTGCCTTTTCAATCGCAAACGAAATCAAATAACTCGCCCCGCCTCTACCAGTTTCTTCTTTGTCAGTTGCCAGCTTGCCTATTAGCAGGCACGGTATTTTATCAGTGTAAATATGGAAATCCTTATCCCTTATTTTTATGCCTTTTATGGTTGAGCTTTCTGAAAGCTTGAATGAACCTATGACAAGTGTTAAATAGCTAATAATCTTGGTTTTGTCTTTCTTCAAAAGAAGGAAAGT
Proteins encoded in this region:
- a CDS encoding tyrosine--tRNA ligase, whose product is MDIERKIELAARKPVSEVITRDELRQVFEAHAHPKHYIGFEISGSVHLGSGLMTALKIRDLLEAGVKPTIFLADYHSWINGKLGGDLEQIRAVAQGYFKSAFVSLGLEEGKVNYVLASQLYDNDYWADVLAISKSTTIARMLRCTTIMGRTAAEATYCSSTLYPAMQAADIFALGVQIAHSGTDQRKVHMLARECADKLGAKSGKSGSVQKPVAIHGHLLMGLQGPTKMGFEQNEKEDIEISSKMSKSKPETCIYIHDSEDEIKKKISKAYCPEKQVENNPIIELAEYAVMRDGKSALEISRPAKFGGDIIFATVEELKGAYSQGKLHPMDLKAGVGDALAKLLKPSRDYFAKRPELIEQVQQAKVSR
- a CDS encoding GNAT family N-acetyltransferase, which produces MPKERVEPGSVLIETIRPEHASLVESFCCGREDEDSFLKKDALKNKNAGLSDTFLLLKKDKTKIISYLTLVIGSFKLSESSTIKGIKIRDKDFHIYTDKIPCLLIGKLATDKEETGRGGASYLISFAIEKAVQINKTLSLPYLALHTYPENVEFYAKFGFSVAFTPERKDAETITLFMTLTDFLEK